TAGGGGTAGGATGTGGGGTTCCCCATTCCCAGGGCTTTGGAATCCTTCCAGGTGATTAtccctttctgtcttttctccagACACTGGGGCTTTTAAGAGTGCACCATTTCCTGGAATTCTAGAACAGAAGAGGTGAGAAGAGGGTCAGTGGAGGTGGCTTGGTTCTTTACAGACATGCCGTGGCCAATGAGAATTCCAAAGAGGGAAGGAAGTGAAGAAAATTGTCAGATGATGGGCATGGCGCCCCttggaggagacaaaagaaagtaaaaccggccgggtacagtggctcacgcctgtaatcccagcactttgggaggccgaggcaggtggatcatgaggtcatgagattgaaaccatcctggccaagatggtgaaaccctgtctcttctaaaaatacaaaacttagctgggtgtggtggcacacgcctataatctgagctgttcgggaggctgaggcaggagaatcgcttgaactcgggagacggaggttgcagtgagctgagatcatgccattgcactccagcctggacgacagagccagactccatctcaaaaaaaggagaggggaggggagggaaggggaggagagtaGAGGAGACCTGGGTATCAATGACTATATCTTGAGGGAGTCCACAGGGTTCCATTTCTCCAAATAATCTTATTTAACAAACAACTTTACCTTTGCAATAGAGGCCTTTGAATTAGAACTTGTCAAGCCCATGACTTCTATTCGttcattttgaatgaatgaatgaattcagtgTAATTACCTGTGACCATCTGTGAACATTTAACTTATTGTGTGGTCAATTTCAGACAGCAAGGGGAGGTTTCCTTTCTCTATTCTGTAGCTGGGTATTGCATTTTTAGGATATATTTGATAGGGTGGGACTTTGAACTGACTCTCCTCCATTGAACCTACGTCCGAAAGTTTCTGTTACTAAAAGAaggataatagtaataataacaaggTATGGATGTTACAGATTGATATAAAAACTGGggatttgctttatatttattgGTAAGCTTTATTTGGAAATCTTTCATGgttatgtttatcttttttgttttttttgagacagagtttcactcttgttgcccaggctggagtgcaatggtatgatctcggctcactgcaacctctctcttgggtccaagcgattctcctgcctcagcctcccgagtagctaggattacaggcgcccaccaccacacatggctaattttttatatttttaatagaggcagggtttcaccatgttggttagtctggtcttgaactcctgacttcaggggatctgcccgccttggcctcccaaaatgctgggattacaggcttgagccaccacgcccagcccgtgGTTATGTTTAATTAAGTCAATCCCCCCTTACCTAATCTGTTTTTATGAGCTATCTATCTGCATTAACTCCCGTGTAGTAAGCGATAATGGTATAATTTTgaacgggtttttttttttttttttttttttttgagacggtgtctcacgctgttgcccaggctggagtgcagtggcgcgatctcggctcactgcaagctccgcctcctgggttcacgccattctcctgcctcagcctcctgagtagctaggactacaggcgcccgccaccgcgcccggctaatttttttgtatttttagtagagacggggtttcactgtggtctcgatctcctgaccttgtgatccgcccgcctcggcctcccaaagtgctgggattacaggcttgagccaccgcgcccggccttttttttttttttttaaataagcatctAATGTAGCAGTTTTAAACTTCAAATTGGCACCACCAGAAGGACCACCATACGTTCTGCTGAGTTGGCAGGCACAAAGTAGCTAAAAAGCACGCTAGCAACGTGACAAAAGCAAGTGAAAATAGTCCTACAGCTGTGCTAGTGTATTCTAAAGCTTGAACCTAGGATTCTGCCTACGGAAGATGCAGTAAATGAGGTTGGCTTATTTGTTCTCTGTTTAATATTATCCACTTGGCGGGCTAATGTCCAATAAAACATATTTGTCTAAACCTTTGAAAACAAAGAGGCCTTCCTACGCATGCCAGTGGACCCTGGTCTGAGGATGTAAATCTTCCCCTTATTCTGAGGGGTTCAAACCCCACTGGTGGAAATTCCTTGTGCTATATGCAGGTGCATTACGGCATCTTGCAAATAACTGGCCAGGTGGCTAGCTAGTCCTCTAGTCAGGTGAAGGATATTTTGCAGCTCCTAGACAATGACCAGTGTGACCAGCTTCTATAGCACCTGCCGAGCATTATGCCAGGGTTTTTACACACATCATGTGCATCCTTACTTTAGTCCcgctttacagatgagaagactgaggctcagTAAGGTTAAGAAAGGGAGATTTTAAGCCACATCGGTTGGATCTCACAGCCCAAGCTCTCACGGATGCTTCCTGAGCTAGAGTGTTTTATGCTACGTACAGGCGCGGACGTACCCTCCGCTCCAATTTTTCCATCTCCATCATTATCCGCAGCAGCCATCAAGGACTTGGTTTCTGACTCGGTCAGTTCTCTGGCACCACTTTCAAACTTCTGGAGGAAAAACCTACAGGAGAATAAGGATCCATGGGGATTTTCTGAAAGATCATGCATCTCTGTGTTTacacttttgtttttcctttaagtaAATCATCTGTTTCCAGCACTTGCAATAATTAGCCAAGGTCTTAGCAAGCAGAGGTTTCCTTAAGCTGTAGAAACCAATGGTGGGCATTtcatttttaagggtttttttgttttgttttggtttggtttttgggtttttcttgagacagggtcttgctctgttacccaggctggaaggcagtgacaccatcatggctcactgcagcctccacttcttgggctcaatcaatccttctgcctcaacctcccaaggaactgggatgacaggtgcttcccaccatgccccactaacatttttttttttttttttttgagacggagtgttgttctgtcgcccaggctggagtgcagtggccggatctcagctcactgcaagctctgcctcccgggtttacaccattctcctgcctcagcctcccaagtagctggaactacaggcgcc
The nucleotide sequence above comes from Macaca nemestrina isolate mMacNem1 chromosome 4, mMacNem.hap1, whole genome shotgun sequence. Encoded proteins:
- the LOC139362957 gene encoding putative oncomodulin-2 isoform X2 — its product is MTLQQPSRNAKTSGLSKMSASQVKDVFRFIDNDQSGYLDEEELKFFLQKFESGARELTESETKSLMAAADNDGDGKIGAEEFQEMVHS